Proteins from a single region of Synechococcus sp. WH 8109:
- a CDS encoding 2Fe-2S iron-sulfur cluster-binding protein, whose translation MRPSHRITIHWRQEGRTITHNVPEGDYILHSFEEQGDPLPFSCRNGCCTECAVRVQRGSLDQREAMGLSRELRDKGYGLLCVARAIGPLEAETQDEDEVYELQFGRHFGKGRVTTRIPLEEE comes from the coding sequence ATGCGTCCCAGCCACAGGATCACGATTCACTGGCGCCAGGAGGGTCGCACCATCACCCACAACGTCCCTGAGGGGGACTACATCCTCCACAGCTTCGAAGAGCAGGGTGACCCACTTCCTTTCTCTTGCAGAAACGGATGCTGCACGGAATGCGCCGTTCGCGTGCAGAGGGGCAGCCTCGACCAGCGCGAAGCCATGGGTCTGTCGCGGGAGCTGAGGGACAAGGGCTACGGCCTGCTCTGCGTCGCCCGCGCCATCGGCCCCCTGGAAGCTGAAACCCAGGATGAGGATGAGGTGTACGAGCTCCAGTTCGGACGCCACTTCGGCAAAGGGCGTGTCACCACTCGCATTCCCCTCGAGGAGGAGTGA
- the murQ gene encoding N-acetylmuramic acid 6-phosphate etherase produces the protein MAVFDPDLEPSIDRGHLLTEQSNQRSSRLDQLDTLALVELFADEDRRPQQAVAAVAPALAQAVDAVAERLRAGGRLFYLGAGTSGRLGVLDAAECPPTFCSDPQQVQGVLAGGSAALLRSSEGLEDIEGAGRADLEERGFCDKDCLVGIAAGGTTPYVRGGLSFAKSIGALAITMACVPTEQAPLPCDIDIRLLTGPELLTGSTRMKAGTATKLALNTLSTAVMVKLGKVYGNRMVDVAASNSKLVDRSLRILRDLAGVERERGLTLLEEAGGSVKLALLMTAAALSVDQAKALLQQHNQQLRPALAACGAQLAEA, from the coding sequence ATGGCCGTGTTCGACCCAGATCTGGAGCCCTCCATCGACCGCGGCCACCTGCTTACCGAGCAGAGCAACCAGCGCAGTTCACGCCTGGATCAGCTCGACACCCTGGCGCTGGTGGAGTTGTTTGCGGACGAGGATCGTCGCCCCCAGCAAGCCGTCGCCGCGGTCGCCCCGGCCCTGGCCCAGGCGGTTGATGCCGTTGCCGAGCGCCTCCGTGCCGGCGGCCGCCTCTTCTACCTGGGTGCTGGCACCTCCGGACGGCTGGGGGTGTTGGATGCCGCGGAATGTCCGCCCACCTTCTGCAGTGATCCCCAGCAGGTTCAGGGGGTTCTCGCCGGTGGTTCCGCCGCGTTGCTGCGCAGCTCCGAGGGGCTTGAGGACATTGAGGGCGCCGGACGTGCCGATCTGGAGGAGCGGGGCTTCTGCGACAAGGATTGCCTGGTGGGCATCGCCGCCGGCGGCACCACCCCCTACGTGCGGGGTGGGCTGTCGTTCGCCAAAAGCATCGGAGCCCTCGCCATCACCATGGCCTGTGTTCCGACGGAGCAGGCGCCTCTGCCCTGCGACATTGACATCCGCCTGCTCACGGGCCCTGAGCTGCTGACGGGATCCACCCGGATGAAGGCCGGAACTGCCACAAAACTGGCCTTGAACACCCTCTCCACCGCCGTGATGGTGAAGCTGGGCAAGGTCTACGGCAACCGCATGGTGGATGTGGCCGCCAGCAACAGCAAGCTGGTTGACCGGTCCCTGCGGATTCTGCGTGATCTTGCCGGTGTAGAGCGGGAGCGGGGGCTGACGCTTCTGGAGGAGGCCGGAGGATCGGTGAAACTCGCCCTGTTAATGACCGCTGCAGCCTTGTCGGTGGACCAGGCCAAGGCTCTTCTGCAGCAGCACAACCAACAGCTGCGGCCTGCCTTGGCCGCCTGCGGCGCTCAGCTGGCGGAGGCCTGA
- a CDS encoding inositol monophosphatase family protein, translating into MPESICDRAAREGGLTPSDLERLVGVARSAADAGGQELMRHYGRLASIESKGRIGDLVTNADLAAERIVLKLLAEQTPEIAVLAEESGAAGQQDGLRWCVDPLDGTTNFAHGYPFFATSIGLTLGQQPILGAIAVPFLKEMYWGASGIGAFCNDSPLQVSSCDRLEDSLLVTGFAYDRHTRLDNNYAEFCWFTHRTHGVRRGGAAAVDLAFVAAGRLDGYWERGLSPWDLAAGVALVDLAGGTVTGYGNRPFDLSSGRVVAAGASLHAAITEGLSQVKPLPGAAFGAPEVTAMGS; encoded by the coding sequence ATGCCGGAATCGATCTGCGACCGTGCCGCCCGCGAAGGCGGTCTCACCCCAAGCGATCTGGAGCGTCTTGTCGGCGTGGCCCGCTCAGCGGCCGATGCCGGTGGCCAGGAACTGATGCGCCATTACGGGCGCCTGGCGTCCATCGAAAGCAAAGGTCGTATCGGCGACCTGGTCACCAATGCCGACCTTGCAGCCGAACGCATCGTCTTGAAACTTCTAGCGGAGCAGACCCCTGAGATTGCTGTGCTGGCAGAGGAAAGCGGGGCGGCTGGTCAGCAGGACGGCCTTAGGTGGTGTGTTGACCCACTCGATGGGACCACAAACTTCGCCCACGGCTATCCCTTCTTTGCCACTTCAATCGGGCTCACCCTGGGCCAGCAGCCAATCCTCGGGGCCATCGCTGTGCCCTTTCTCAAGGAGATGTACTGGGGGGCATCGGGGATCGGAGCGTTCTGCAACGACAGCCCCCTGCAGGTGAGCAGCTGCGATCGGCTCGAAGACTCCCTGCTGGTGACCGGATTCGCCTACGACCGGCACACCCGACTCGACAACAACTACGCCGAGTTCTGCTGGTTCACCCATCGCACCCATGGAGTGCGCCGGGGCGGTGCTGCAGCAGTGGACCTGGCCTTTGTGGCCGCTGGCCGCCTGGACGGCTATTGGGAACGGGGCCTGTCTCCCTGGGATCTGGCGGCTGGCGTGGCGTTGGTGGATCTGGCCGGTGGAACCGTCACCGGCTATGGCAATCGACCCTTCGACCTCTCCAGTGGCCGGGTCGTTGCAGCTGGCGCCAGCCTGCATGCGGCGATCACCGAGGGGTTGTCTCAGGTGAAACCATTGCCTGGAGCCGCCTTCGGTGCGCCTGAGGTCACGGCCATGGGATCCTGA
- a CDS encoding ATP phosphoribosyltransferase regulatory subunit, which yields MALQPAAGAKDLNPRQVETNRQLTERLASVYRLWGYDEVSPPRVERLATLMAGGAIDSSDIVRLVADDPLGLRPEMTASIARAACTRFADRQRPLRLWASGTVFRTRSADEGGQCIEENLQSGVELFGVSGSEAEMELLSLLLASVQTLELQASQKPRLLLGHTALMDLVLRPFSGAVRDQIRTALIDFDRLAIESFDLADAEKTRLLSLLDCRGTPDQVLTKLGSLCGEQPVFDELRRLCAHLASAAQAQAVTIQLDPTFQPHFELYTGLVFQLVCDGRSSPVVIARGGRYDDLVHRCGATDDRAFGAGFSLAIDPIRELISDLDAAKQHQSDVLVAFSTASNLESAMERQRSWHEQGRTAVMALEPLASKQEAEQQAKAQGGLQLDWVDP from the coding sequence ATGGCGCTGCAACCTGCAGCTGGCGCAAAGGATCTGAATCCACGTCAGGTGGAGACCAACCGACAGCTGACGGAACGTCTGGCGTCGGTCTACCGCCTCTGGGGCTACGACGAGGTTTCGCCACCCCGGGTGGAACGCCTGGCCACCCTGATGGCCGGCGGTGCCATCGACAGCTCAGACATTGTTCGTCTGGTGGCTGATGACCCCCTCGGGCTGCGACCGGAGATGACGGCATCGATCGCCAGGGCCGCCTGCACCCGATTTGCAGATCGCCAGAGACCGCTGCGGCTCTGGGCCTCCGGGACGGTGTTCCGCACCCGTTCCGCCGATGAGGGAGGGCAGTGCATTGAGGAAAACCTTCAGAGCGGCGTTGAACTGTTCGGCGTCAGTGGCAGCGAAGCGGAGATGGAGCTGCTCAGCCTGCTGCTGGCCTCCGTTCAGACCCTGGAGCTGCAGGCCAGCCAGAAACCAAGGCTGTTGCTGGGGCACACCGCTCTGATGGATCTGGTACTCCGTCCTTTCAGCGGTGCGGTGCGAGATCAGATCCGCACGGCATTGATCGATTTCGACCGGTTGGCCATCGAGAGCTTCGACCTGGCCGACGCTGAGAAGACCAGGCTGCTCTCCCTGCTGGACTGCCGCGGCACCCCCGACCAAGTGCTGACGAAGCTCGGCAGTCTCTGCGGGGAACAGCCGGTCTTCGATGAGCTGCGGCGCCTCTGCGCCCATCTCGCCTCGGCAGCTCAAGCTCAGGCGGTGACGATCCAACTGGATCCAACCTTCCAACCCCATTTCGAGCTCTACACCGGCCTGGTGTTCCAGCTGGTGTGTGATGGCCGCAGTTCACCGGTGGTGATTGCCCGCGGCGGCCGCTACGACGATCTGGTGCACCGGTGCGGCGCAACGGATGACCGGGCCTTTGGCGCAGGGTTCAGCCTCGCGATCGATCCGATCCGCGAACTGATTTCAGACCTGGATGCTGCCAAACAACATCAGTCCGATGTTCTCGTTGCTTTTTCAACAGCCTCGAATCTGGAATCCGCCATGGAGCGTCAGCGCAGCTGGCATGAGCAGGGACGCACTGCCGTGATGGCCCTTGAACCCCTGGCGTCCAAGCAGGAGGCTGAGCAGCAGGCGAAGGCCCAGGGTGGTCTGCAGCTGGATTGGGTCGATCCTTAG
- the pstB gene encoding phosphate ABC transporter ATP-binding protein PstB has protein sequence MTTLQQIQAIESHNTDVALSLHNVTISYGNFEAVKNVYCEIPRGKVTAFIGPSGCGKSTVLRSLNRMNDLIEGCSLKGSILFGGVDLYGPRIDPVEVRRRIGMVFQQPNPFPKSIYENIAFGARINGYTGDMDELVERSLRQAAVWDECKDKLNESGYSLSGGQQQRLCIARTIAIQPEVILMDEPCSALDPISTLKIEETMHELKKSFTIVIVTHNMQQAVRVSDMTAFYNAEAVEGGTGKVGYLVEFNDTDKIFNAPQQQATQDYVSGRFG, from the coding sequence ATGACGACTCTTCAACAGATCCAAGCCATCGAGTCCCACAACACAGACGTCGCCCTTTCCCTGCATAACGTCACGATCAGCTACGGCAATTTCGAAGCCGTCAAAAATGTCTACTGCGAGATCCCCCGCGGCAAGGTGACGGCATTCATTGGCCCATCTGGCTGTGGAAAGTCCACGGTGCTTCGTTCATTGAATCGAATGAATGATCTGATCGAAGGTTGCTCACTGAAGGGAAGCATCCTGTTTGGAGGTGTAGACCTCTACGGGCCCAGGATTGATCCCGTGGAAGTGCGCCGACGGATCGGAATGGTGTTCCAACAACCCAACCCATTCCCGAAAAGCATCTACGAAAACATCGCCTTCGGCGCACGCATCAATGGCTACACGGGAGACATGGATGAGCTTGTTGAGCGATCCCTCCGCCAGGCGGCGGTTTGGGATGAGTGCAAAGACAAGCTGAATGAGAGCGGGTATTCGCTGTCCGGCGGACAGCAGCAGCGCCTCTGCATCGCCCGCACAATCGCGATTCAGCCGGAGGTCATCCTCATGGATGAGCCTTGTTCAGCCCTCGACCCCATCTCAACGTTGAAGATCGAGGAGACGATGCATGAGCTCAAGAAGAGCTTCACCATCGTGATCGTCACGCACAACATGCAGCAGGCCGTTCGTGTCAGCGACATGACTGCTTTCTACAACGCAGAGGCCGTTGAAGGCGGAACCGGAAAGGTGGGTTATCTCGTGGAATTCAACGACACCGACAAGATCTTCAACGCCCCCCAACAACAGGCCACCCAGGACTACGTCTCCGGTCGTTTCGGCTGA
- the pstA gene encoding phosphate ABC transporter permease PstA yields MTQTLTHNQAESASDLSYKPLQRRNISSRALSFLAALFAAIAVLPLILVLGYVLVQGGSKISLALLTQLPPPPGLEEGGIANAIVGTLVVTAIAALIAVPVGVGGGVFLAEYSRSGWFAQFIRFGTNVLAGVPSIIAGVFIYGTIVTSRILFGNAYSAMAGGMALAVLMLPTVIKTTDEGLKLVPDDLRRGALGVGASRFVTVVRITLPAALTPIATGVVLGIARAAGETAPLIFTALFSPFWSDLLTPEGIFAPIATLSVMIYNFAIMPYEFHNELAWAGSFVLVVMILALNLLSRWLARFAGK; encoded by the coding sequence ATGACACAAACGCTCACCCACAACCAAGCAGAGTCAGCATCTGACCTCAGCTACAAACCCCTTCAACGCAGAAACATCAGCAGCAGGGCTCTCTCGTTTCTGGCAGCTCTATTTGCCGCGATTGCTGTCCTGCCCCTGATCCTGGTGCTGGGTTACGTGCTCGTACAGGGGGGCAGCAAGATCAGCCTGGCTCTGCTGACGCAACTGCCACCACCGCCAGGCCTCGAAGAGGGTGGCATCGCCAATGCAATCGTTGGAACGCTTGTGGTGACGGCCATCGCTGCGCTGATCGCCGTTCCGGTGGGCGTCGGTGGCGGCGTTTTTCTGGCTGAATACTCCCGTTCGGGATGGTTCGCTCAATTCATCCGCTTCGGCACCAATGTGCTGGCTGGGGTGCCATCGATCATTGCTGGCGTCTTTATTTACGGCACGATCGTCACCAGTCGAATTCTGTTCGGGAACGCATACAGCGCCATGGCCGGAGGCATGGCGCTGGCGGTGCTGATGCTTCCCACAGTGATCAAAACCACTGATGAAGGCCTGAAGCTGGTGCCCGACGATCTCCGGCGTGGTGCCCTCGGCGTGGGGGCATCCCGGTTTGTCACCGTTGTTCGAATCACCCTCCCTGCCGCATTAACCCCGATTGCCACAGGGGTTGTGCTTGGCATCGCCCGAGCAGCAGGGGAAACAGCTCCTTTGATCTTCACCGCTCTGTTCTCACCGTTCTGGTCGGATCTGCTCACGCCGGAAGGGATCTTCGCTCCAATCGCGACCCTCTCGGTGATGATCTACAACTTCGCGATCATGCCCTACGAATTTCACAACGAGCTGGCGTGGGCCGGATCGTTTGTGCTCGTGGTGATGATCCTGGCCCTGAACCTTCTTTCTCGCTGGCTGGCGCGATTTGCTGGCAAATAA
- the pstC gene encoding phosphate ABC transporter permease subunit PstC, which produces MSDADSRYLLRSRPPAERLVDISFRNLAIAMASVVAIVLFSILVVVFQGSLDSMARYGWQFLVTSDWNPVDDQYGAGAAIYGTLITSLLALMIAVPLGVGTAIFITENIIPKRIRDVIGLMVELLAAIPSVVLGLWAIFVMEPFIRPGLELLYQLFNWIPLFSTPPMGPGTIPAVLILVVMILPIITAISRDCLNQVPRQLRQAAYGVGTTRWGAIINVILPAAISGIIGGVMLALGRAMGETMAVTMIIGNSNNFSVSLLAPGNTIAAMLANQFGEADGSQVSSLMYAAFVLIVLTLCVNIFAQWIVKRLSLKY; this is translated from the coding sequence ATGTCCGACGCGGACAGTCGTTACTTGCTCCGAAGCCGTCCACCAGCGGAAAGACTGGTGGACATAAGTTTCAGAAACCTCGCCATCGCCATGGCCTCCGTTGTGGCGATCGTTCTGTTCTCAATCCTGGTGGTGGTTTTCCAGGGAAGCCTGGATTCCATGGCCCGCTACGGCTGGCAATTTCTGGTCACCTCAGACTGGAATCCCGTGGACGATCAGTACGGGGCCGGGGCAGCGATCTACGGCACCTTGATCACATCACTGCTGGCCTTGATGATTGCGGTGCCCCTCGGGGTTGGCACAGCCATCTTCATCACCGAAAACATCATCCCCAAGCGGATCAGGGACGTGATCGGCCTGATGGTGGAACTGCTCGCCGCAATTCCATCGGTGGTGCTTGGCCTCTGGGCCATTTTTGTGATGGAACCGTTCATCAGACCTGGGCTTGAACTTCTCTATCAACTGTTCAATTGGATCCCCCTGTTCAGCACCCCACCGATGGGTCCTGGCACCATTCCTGCAGTGTTAATCCTGGTGGTGATGATACTGCCGATCATCACGGCGATTTCCCGTGATTGCCTGAATCAGGTTCCACGGCAACTCCGCCAGGCGGCCTATGGGGTAGGCACAACCCGCTGGGGAGCCATCATCAATGTGATTCTCCCTGCAGCGATTTCCGGAATCATTGGTGGTGTGATGTTGGCCTTAGGCCGGGCGATGGGCGAAACCATGGCGGTGACGATGATCATCGGAAATTCCAACAACTTCAGCGTGTCGCTGCTAGCTCCCGGCAACACCATCGCAGCGATGTTGGCCAATCAATTTGGTGAGGCGGATGGCTCCCAGGTGTCATCACTGATGTACGCAGCATTCGTACTGATTGTTCTCACCCTGTGCGTGAATATTTTTGCCCAGTGGATCGTGAAGCGTTTAAGCCTGAAGTACTGA
- a CDS encoding DnaJ domain-containing protein, with product MTSTAEPDYWSLLGVDADCTDQQLKRAFRREARRWHPDLNSNDPFAEERFKLVNEAYAVLSDPRRREVWQRGAGFRADVADPFAKGFPDFEDYLDVIFGAGTGRSPAEVEDEPDSPVRGDDASRDSRAYETPVSAPPPPPPVRAVEDLESVVHLTPDQALQGSVVELTLDDGTVIELNTPPFAGDGWRLRLEGVAPGGRDHFLQLRVVTNDGLRIDGLRVLYKLMLFPPDAALGCAVDVPTLDGPVTLQVPPGSSSGRLLRLRGRGLQLDDERGDQLVEIVVVIPSDLGDAERALYRRLQELASESEQGG from the coding sequence ATGACATCTACCGCTGAGCCTGATTACTGGTCTCTGCTGGGGGTCGATGCCGACTGCACGGATCAGCAACTGAAACGGGCTTTTCGCCGGGAGGCGCGCCGCTGGCACCCCGATCTCAACAGCAACGATCCCTTTGCTGAAGAGCGCTTCAAGTTGGTCAATGAGGCCTATGCGGTGCTCAGCGATCCCCGCCGGCGTGAGGTCTGGCAGCGGGGGGCTGGATTCCGTGCGGATGTTGCCGATCCCTTTGCCAAGGGCTTCCCAGATTTTGAGGACTACCTCGATGTGATCTTCGGCGCCGGAACAGGTCGTTCCCCAGCTGAGGTTGAGGACGAGCCCGATTCCCCCGTTCGGGGTGATGACGCCAGCCGTGACAGCAGGGCCTATGAAACTCCGGTTTCGGCACCGCCGCCGCCGCCGCCGGTGCGTGCCGTGGAAGATCTTGAGTCGGTGGTCCATCTCACTCCGGATCAGGCCCTCCAGGGATCCGTGGTGGAACTGACGCTCGATGACGGCACAGTGATCGAGCTGAACACGCCCCCCTTTGCTGGGGATGGCTGGCGTCTGCGGCTTGAAGGCGTTGCCCCCGGCGGCCGTGATCACTTCCTGCAGCTCAGGGTCGTGACCAACGACGGCCTGCGGATTGATGGTCTGAGGGTGCTCTACAAGCTGATGCTGTTCCCACCGGATGCAGCCCTTGGCTGCGCTGTGGACGTGCCGACCCTAGATGGCCCTGTGACGCTGCAGGTTCCTCCAGGCTCATCCAGTGGACGTTTGCTGCGGCTGCGGGGGCGTGGGCTGCAGCTTGATGACGAGCGGGGTGACCAGTTGGTGGAGATAGTTGTGGTGATTCCGTCGGATCTGGGTGATGCGGAACGGGCCCTCTACCGACGTCTTCAGGAACTGGCGAGCGAATCCGAGCAGGGTGGTTGA
- a CDS encoding DUF3110 domain-containing protein, producing MRVHVLLFDAGTDSEGIHSLEIAGRTVVLLFENIDDAERYAGLLEAQDFPVPTVEALDREDVDLFCREAGYEARVIESGFVPSNDEERLFMAPPQINRDVSNWKDDTVSDDGVVEQQGVEPARQGLETEPESNPELDELRRRLEGLL from the coding sequence ATGCGCGTCCACGTCCTGCTCTTTGATGCCGGTACGGATAGCGAAGGCATCCACTCGCTTGAAATCGCCGGACGAACCGTGGTTCTGCTGTTTGAGAACATCGACGATGCCGAGCGTTATGCCGGTCTTTTGGAGGCCCAGGACTTTCCGGTTCCGACGGTGGAGGCCCTCGATCGGGAAGACGTTGATCTGTTCTGCCGTGAGGCCGGCTACGAGGCTCGGGTGATCGAGTCGGGCTTTGTGCCCAGCAATGACGAGGAGCGTCTGTTTATGGCGCCGCCCCAGATCAACCGAGATGTGAGCAACTGGAAGGACGACACAGTTTCGGACGACGGGGTGGTAGAGCAGCAGGGCGTGGAGCCGGCGCGCCAGGGACTGGAGACCGAACCGGAATCGAATCCTGAACTGGATGAGCTGCGTCGGCGCCTGGAGGGTCTGCTCTGA
- the dnaK gene encoding molecular chaperone DnaK yields the protein MGRIVGIDLGTTNSVVAVLEAGRPHVIANAEGGRTTPSVVGYTKDQELLVGQLARRQLVLSPRNTFSNLKRFVGRDWDELEDSSLSVPYTVRANDQGQVRVPCPVTEREYAPEELVASIIRKLVDDASTYLGEPVEAAVVTVPAYFNDAQRQATRDAGRLAGISVERILNEPTAAALAYGFDRSAVKRVLVFDLGGGTFDVSLLRIANGVFDVKATNGDTQLGGNDFDQRIVNWLADAFEEEHRVDLRRDRQALQRLTEAAEKAKQELSGVLSTPISLPFIATGSDGPLHIETRLDRATFEGLCPDLLDRLLSPVQAALRDSGLSADDIDDVVLVGGATRMPMVQQLVRTLVPIDPCQSVNPDEVVAIGAAVQAGILTGELRDLLLNDVTPLSLGLETIGGLMKVLIPRNTPIPVRQSDVFSTSEANQSSVEIHVWQGERQMATDNKSLGRFRLSGIPPAPRGVPQVQVAFDIDANGLLQVSATDRTTGRKQSVSIQGGSNLNEEDVIALLAEAEARADEDRRKRNQIERRNRAQTLLAQAERRLRDASLELGPYGAERQQRAVEMAMRDVQDCLANDDLQELDLCVSGLEEALFGLNRRLSAERQADGSPLQGIRNTLGSLKDELFADDWDDDPWGPPSRPGDRGRGLSRRDPAPWDDDIYR from the coding sequence ATGGGGCGGATCGTCGGAATCGATCTGGGGACCACCAATTCGGTAGTCGCTGTGCTGGAGGCAGGTCGTCCCCACGTGATCGCCAATGCCGAGGGCGGCCGAACCACCCCATCCGTTGTCGGATACACCAAAGATCAGGAACTGCTGGTGGGGCAGCTGGCCCGCCGCCAGCTGGTGCTCAGTCCCCGAAACACCTTCTCGAACCTGAAGCGGTTCGTCGGCCGGGACTGGGACGAGCTGGAGGACAGCAGCCTGTCGGTTCCCTACACGGTGCGTGCCAACGACCAGGGGCAGGTTCGGGTGCCCTGTCCGGTGACCGAGCGGGAATACGCGCCCGAAGAACTGGTGGCCAGCATCATTCGCAAGCTTGTCGACGACGCGTCCACCTATCTGGGTGAACCGGTGGAAGCGGCCGTGGTGACCGTGCCCGCTTACTTCAACGATGCGCAGCGCCAGGCCACCCGCGACGCCGGACGCCTGGCGGGCATATCGGTGGAGCGGATTCTCAATGAGCCCACCGCAGCTGCACTGGCCTATGGCTTTGACCGCAGCGCCGTCAAACGGGTCTTGGTCTTCGACCTCGGTGGAGGAACCTTTGACGTGTCGCTGCTGCGCATCGCCAATGGAGTTTTTGACGTCAAGGCGACAAACGGCGACACGCAACTCGGCGGCAACGATTTCGATCAACGCATCGTTAACTGGCTGGCTGATGCCTTTGAGGAGGAGCACAGGGTTGATCTGCGCCGCGATCGTCAGGCCTTGCAGCGGTTGACGGAAGCGGCTGAGAAGGCGAAGCAGGAACTCTCCGGTGTGCTGAGCACCCCCATTTCGCTTCCCTTCATTGCCACCGGCAGCGATGGTCCGCTGCACATCGAAACCCGCCTGGACCGTGCCACCTTCGAAGGGCTCTGCCCCGATCTGCTGGATCGTCTGCTAAGTCCAGTCCAGGCGGCGCTACGCGATTCCGGTTTGTCGGCTGATGACATCGATGACGTCGTGCTGGTAGGCGGTGCCACGCGGATGCCGATGGTTCAGCAACTGGTGCGCACCCTCGTGCCGATCGATCCCTGCCAATCAGTGAATCCAGATGAGGTGGTGGCGATCGGTGCTGCGGTGCAGGCCGGAATCCTCACCGGTGAACTCAGGGATCTGCTGCTCAACGACGTCACCCCCCTGTCGCTGGGACTGGAGACCATCGGCGGATTGATGAAGGTGCTGATTCCCCGCAATACGCCGATACCCGTGCGTCAGTCCGATGTGTTCAGCACCTCGGAAGCCAATCAGTCGTCCGTGGAAATCCATGTCTGGCAAGGGGAGCGCCAGATGGCGACGGACAACAAATCCCTCGGACGTTTCAGGCTCTCAGGGATTCCACCTGCCCCGCGGGGGGTGCCCCAGGTTCAGGTGGCCTTCGACATCGATGCCAATGGTCTGCTGCAGGTCAGTGCCACAGACCGCACCACCGGCCGCAAGCAGTCGGTGTCGATTCAGGGCGGCTCGAACCTCAATGAGGAGGATGTGATCGCTCTGCTGGCGGAAGCGGAAGCGAGGGCTGATGAGGACAGGCGCAAACGCAATCAGATCGAGCGCCGCAACCGGGCACAGACCTTGCTTGCCCAGGCGGAACGGCGCCTGCGGGATGCCTCGCTCGAGTTGGGGCCCTATGGAGCTGAACGGCAGCAACGGGCCGTTGAAATGGCCATGCGTGACGTGCAGGACTGCCTCGCCAACGACGACCTTCAGGAGCTTGATCTCTGCGTGAGTGGTCTCGAGGAGGCGTTGTTCGGGCTGAACCGCCGGCTGTCGGCGGAACGTCAGGCCGATGGCAGCCCGCTTCAGGGGATCCGCAACACCCTGGGCTCTCTCAAGGATGAGCTGTTTGCCGATGACTGGGACGACGACCCCTGGGGTCCCCCCAGCCGTCCGGGTGACCGTGGCCGTGGTCTGAGCCGGCGTGACCCTGCACCTTGGGACGATGACATCTACCGCTGA
- a CDS encoding ferredoxin family protein, which produces MAHSIVTDVCEGIADCVDACPVACIDQGKGKNKKGTDFYWINFDTCIDCGICLQVCPVEGAIVAEERPDLQKTP; this is translated from the coding sequence ATGGCTCATTCCATCGTCACTGACGTTTGCGAGGGCATCGCTGACTGTGTTGATGCCTGCCCTGTGGCCTGCATCGACCAGGGAAAAGGAAAGAACAAAAAGGGCACCGACTTCTATTGGATCAATTTCGACACCTGCATCGATTGCGGAATCTGCCTGCAGGTGTGTCCCGTTGAAGGGGCCATCGTTGCCGAAGAGCGCCCTGACCTGCAGAAGACGCCCTGA